AAGCCCCCGTGGTCGTCCGGGACCCCTAGCGCCGCGTACTCCGCGCCGAGCAGCTCTCGGGCCGAGGCGACGATCGTCTTGAGGACGTCGCGCACCTCGAGGTGCCTGCTCATGGCCAGCAGCGCGGAACTCACCGCGTACAGGCCCGACCGGGGTCCATGGCTCATGACCTCACCGTACCGGCGGGGTGTGACACGCGTATCCGACCCATGGCGGGCCCGTCCGGGCCGGTGGGCCTAGGTCCTGTCGTCAAACTCCCGTCGTCCGCCCGGAGGGCGGGCCCTGCGGCGTCAGGTGCGTGCTCTCGGCGTGCCGGGCGCTGACCCTCGTACTGGATGTACTTGGGTCTGCGCCCGGTGCGGCGAGAGTGCGTGCATGGCGTCGCGGGGCAGGCGGGAGTTTGACGACAGGGCCTAGGTCGAAGGGCCCCTGCTCTTTGCGGCCCGCGTCCGAGGCGGCCGGGCCGGTGCCGTTCCTACGTTGAGGTCACCGCCGATCACCGGCGGCCGAGGGACGAGGGGACGGTAGTCATGCCGGTTGCGATCATCACGGGGGCTTCGAAGGGGCTGGGACGGGCGCTCGGTGCGGCTTTGGCGGAGCGCGGCTGGGATCTGGTGCTGGACGCGCGGACCGCGCCCGTCCTGGAGGAGACGGCGGGCGCCCTGTCTGCGTACGGGACGCGGGTCGAGGCCCTGGCGGGGGACGTCACGGACGCCGGTCACCGGGCCGATCTGGTGGCGGCGGCCCGGAAGCTGGGCGGGCTCGATCTGCTGGTGAACAACGCGAGCGCCCTGGGCGCGGAGCCACTGGTACGGCTGGACGAGCTGCCCCTGGAGGGGCTGCGGCGGGCGCTGGAGGTGAACGTGGTGGCCGCGCTGGGCCTCGTCCAGGAGGGGCTGCCGCTGCTGCGGGCGTCGAGCGCGGGCACGGTGATCACCGTCAGTTCGGACGCGGCGGCCGAGGCGTACGAGACATGGGGCGGGTACGGGGCGTCGAAGGCGGCGCTCGATCATCTGGCGGCGGTGCTCGGCGAGGAGGAGCCCGGGCTGCGGGTGTGGGCGGTCGATCCGGGGGACATGGCCACGGACCTGTACGCGGCGGCCGTACCGGACGACGACGATCCGCGTCCGGCGCCGGAGAGTGTGGTGCCCGCGCTCCTGCGGCTGCTGGACGAGCGTCCGGCGAGCGGCCGCTATGGTGCGCCGTCCCTGCTGGAGGAGCGATGAGGAGGGCGGCGGGGGTCGCCCCGCTCAAGCGCGGCCGAGCGTGGGGGAAGGTCCCGGAGGAGCTGTCGGCACGGGTCCCGGCCGAGCAGCGCGGGCCGGGTCTGAGAAGGGACTCCGTGCGGTTGCTGGTCTCACGCGGCACCGAGGTGTCGCACCACAGGTTCGTGGAGCTGCCGCGGCTGTTGCGGGCGGGGGATCTACTCGTCGTCAATACGTCGCCGACGCTGGCGGCCGCGGTGGACGGGCGGATCGGGCACGCGCGCGTGGTGGTCCACTTCTCGACGTGTGGGGACGACGGTCGATGGGCCGTCGAGCTGCGGGAGCCGGACGGACGGGGCACCACACGCGCGCGGGCGGGAGGGCCCGCGGGAGCAGAGGTGCGGCTTCCGGGCGACGTACGGCTCGTCCTGGAGGAGCCGCTGTCGGGGCGGAGCGGCCGGCTGTGGTGGGCGCGGCCGTCGGATGCGGACGTACGGGGCCTGCTCGGCCGGCACGGGCGCCCCATTCGGTACTCCTATACGGACAGGGACCAGCCGCTGTCCGCGTATCAGACGGTGTTCGCGCTGCCGTCCACCGATGGCGCGGGCAGTGCGGAGATGCCGAGCGCGGCGCGGCCCTTCACCTCGCGGATGGTGGCGGAGCTGGTGAGCCGGGGTGTGTGGTTCGCGCCGGTCACGCTGCACACGGGGGTGGCGTCGGCGGAGGCGCACGAGCCGCCGTACCCGGAGCGGTTCGCGGTGCCTGAAGCGTCCGCGCGGCTGATCAACGCGGCCGAAGCCGGGGAGCGGCGGGTCATCGCGGTCGGTACGACGGCCGTGCGGGCCGTCGAGTCGGCCGTCGGTGCCGACGGTGTCGTACGGGCGCGTGAGGGCTGGACCGATCTCGTGGTGACCCCGGAGCGTGGGGTGCGGGTCGTGGACGGGCTGCTGACCGGGCTGCACGAGCCGGAGGCGTCGCATCTGCTGATGCTGGAGGCGATCGCGGGGCGGGCGGCGATCGACCACGGTTACGAGGAGGCGCTCGCCGGCCGCTATCTGTGGCACGAGTTCGGCGACACCCATCTCATCCTGCCCCGGGAGCGGCATCACATAGGGCATTGCTCTCGCAACTGATGGTGAGACTGACGCGCGGCCGGTGTGACCCCGCGCATAGGGCGCACATCACGTACGAAGAGACATAGGAGACAAGTAAGTCCCGAGTGAACGGGACAGACGGCTTCGTCTGTCCCGTTTTGCCTCTCCTGGCTCCACTATTCCGGATAGTACGTCACACCTTTGCCACGTCATTTTGCGGCCGCTAAGAATTGCTGCCGTCGCTCGGCGCCGCGGGTCTTCGTCCGCGGCGCTTGTGCTGGAAACGCCATGTCCTCCACCGGCACCAGAGCGACCTCCGCGCCAGTCGAAGAGGTCCCTCCGCCATGCCCAACACCAACATTCGTGGTCGTAGTCGTGCGCTGACCAAGACCCACAAGCTGTCGATCGCCTGTGTGGCCGCCCTCGGCGCCGCCGCCCTCGCGTTCACCGCCGTGCCGAGCAGCGCGCAGACCACCACGGACGAGGGCGCAGCCGCGTCGGCGCCGGTGACGTTCAGCAACGAGCCCATCAAGGACGTCAAGGTCAGCGTCACCGACCAGCTGGCCGGCTCCCACCTGAAGGCCGAGGCCATCGCCGCCAGGAAGCAGGCCGCCGACGAGGCCGTCGCGGCCAAGAAGCGGGCCGTCGAGCAGGCCGCGCAGAAGGCCAGGCAGGCCGCCGAACAGGCCAGGCAGGCCGCCGAACAGGCCAGGCAGGCCGCCGAACAGGCCAGGCAGCGTGCGGCGCAGCAGGCGGAGGCACAGCGCAGGGCGCGGGAGGCCGCGAGCCGGGCCGCGCAGCGTCCCCAGGTACGGCCGGCCGCCCCCAAGAGCTACGGCAACAACCTCGACGGCTGGATCCGCCACGCCCTCGACATCATGGCCCAGCACAAGATCCCCGGCAGCTACAACGGCCTGCACCGCAACATCCTGCGGGAGTCGTCCGGCAACCCCATGGCCATCAACAACTGGGACAGCAACGCCGCCAAGGGCATCCCGTCCAAGGGTCTGCTCCAGGTGATCGACCCGACGTTCCGGGCTTACCACGTGGCGGGCACGTCGTGGAACATCTACGACCCGGTCGCGAACATCACCGCCGCCGCCAACTACGCGGCGCACCGGTACGGCTCGATGGACAACGTCAACAGCGCGTACTGAGGCAGGCGCGGGCCTTGAGGTCGCACACGCCGAAGGGCGGCACCCCGTGACGGGTGCCGCCCTTCGGCGTCGTATCGGAGCGACTACTTCCGCATGACCTCGGGCTCGTGCTTGCGCAGGAAGCGGGCCACCAGGAAGCCGCAGATCACGCCGAGGACGATCAGGGCGGCCATGTCCATGCCCCAGGCCGACGCCGTGTGGTCCCACAGAGGGTCCGTGTTGGTCGGGTCCTCGGTGTTCGGGGCGATGTTGTTGAAGTCCAGCGTCGTACCGGCGGCTCCGACCGCCCAGCGGGACGGCATCAGATACGAGAACTCATTGACGCCGAGCGTGCCGTTCAGGGTGAAGAGGCAGCCGGTGAAGACGACCTGGATGATCGCGAACATGACCAGCAGCGGCATGGTCTTCTCGGCGGTCTTCACCAGCGCGGAGATGACCAGGCCGAACATCATCGAGGTGAAGCCAAGCGCCATGATCGGCAGGCACAGCTCGAACAGTGTGTTGCCACCCAGGACGAGGCCCTCCTGGGGGATTCCACGGCTGGAGAACCCGATCATGCCGACCATGAGGCCCTGGAGCAGGGTGATGGTGCCGAGCACGATCACCTTCGACATCAGGTAGGCGGAGCGGGACAGGCCCGTGGCGCGCTCCCGCTCGTAGATGACCCGTTCCTTGATCAGCTCACGGACGGAGTTGGCGGCGCCCGCGAAGCACGCGCCGACCGCGAGGATCAGCAGGACCGTCGTGGCCGTGCCGTTCGGGATGGGCACATGGGTGCGCGAGTTGATCGGGCGGACCAGCAGGTCCTTGTCGCTGTCGATGAGCAGGCTCACCGCGCCGAGCACCGCGGGCAGGATCACCGTCAGCGCCAGGAAGCCCTTGTCGGAGGCTATGACGGCCCCATACCGCCGGACAAGCGTGCCGAGCTGGGAGAACCAGCCCTGCGGCTTGGGCGGTTTCATCGCCTGCATCGGCGGCATCTGTACGGCCTGTGGCGCGACGGCGTCGATCTCCGCGGCGTACATCTGGTAGTGCTGCGAGCCCTTCCAGCGGCCCGCCCAGTCGTAGTCGCGGTAGTTCTCGAAGGCGGAGAAGACGTCGGCCCAGGTCTCGTAACCGAAGAAGTTCAGTGCCTCCTCCGGCGGGCCGAAGTAGGCGACGCTGCCGCCGGGCGCCATCACCAGCAGCTTGTCGCACAGGGCCAGCTCGGCCACCGAGTGGGTGACGACGAGGACCGTACGGCCGTCGTCGGCGAGGCCGCGCAGCAGCTGCATCACGTCGCGGTCCATGCCCGGGTCGAGACCGGAGGTCGGCTCGTCCAGGAAGATCAGCGACGGCTTGGTGAGCAGCTCCAGAGCCACCGAGACGCGCTTGCGCTGACCACCGGAGAGGGAGGTGACCTTCTTCTCCTTGTGGACGTCCAGCTTCAGCTCACGCAGCACCTCGTCGATGCGGTTCTCGCGCTCGGCGGCCGTGGTGTCGGCGGGGAAGCGCAGCTTGGCCGCGTATTTGAGGGCCTTCTTGACGGTCAGCTCCTTGTGCAGGATGTCGTCCTGCGGGACCAGACCGATGCGCTGGCGCAGCTCGGCGAACTGCTTGTACAGATTCCGGTTGTCGTAGAGGACGTCGCCCTGGTTGGCGGGGCGGTAGCCGGTGAGCGCCTTCAGCAGGGTCGACTTGCCCGAGCCGGACGGGCCGATGACCGCGATGAGCGACTTCTCCGGGACGCCGAAGGACACGTCCTTGAGGATCTGCTTGCCGCCGTCGACCGTGACGGTGAGGTGGCGGGCGGAGAAGGAGACCTCACCGGTGTCGACGAACTCCTCAAGGCGGTCGCCGACGATCCGGAACGTCGAGTGGCCGACGCCGACGATGTCGGCCGGGCCGAGCAGCGCGGAGCCGCCCTTGCCGATCGGCATACCGTTGACGAACGTGCCGTTGTGCGAGCCCAGGTCACGGATCTCGAAACGCCCGTCGGGCATGGCGTGGAACTCGGCGTGGTGGCGGGAGACCTGGAGGTCCGAGACGACCAGGTCGTTCTCCAGCGCACGGCCGATGCGCATCACGCGGCCGAGGGCAAGCTGGTGGAAGGTGGTCGGACTGCGGTCGCCGTAGACCGGTGGCACCCCCGCACCACCACCGGGACCCTGCTGCGGCGGGATCTGCGCGGCAGCCTGCTGCGGCTCATTCCGGACCTGCTGCTGCGGTGCCTGCTGCTGCGGCTGCTGGGCCCAGCCGGCGCTCGCGCCCTGGGCCGCGTACGGCTGCTGCTGGGGCTGGGCCTGCGGGGCGGCGACGGCGGCCGCGGCACCCGAGAGATTCAGGCGCGGTCCGTCAGTGGCGTTGCCCAGATGCACGGCCGAGCCAGGACCGATCTCCGCCTGATGGTGGATCCGTCGGCCCTGTACGAAGGTGCCGTTGGTGCTGCCCTGGTCCTCGATGATCCAACTGTGGCCGTTCCAGCTGATCGTGGCGTGGCGCCAGGAAACCCTGGCGTCTTCGAACACGATGTCACCCTGCGGATCACGTCCGAGGATGTATGACCGGGACGCATCGAGCGACCAGGTGCGTCCGTTCAATTCCAGTACGAGTTCAGGCACTCCACGCCCCACAGAGTTCTCCCCCGAGTTACCCCCATCACAGGGAGTGTAGGGATGTCGAAGATCGTGAGGAACTATTTCAGGCTCGGCCCTCTGACAGAAAGTCGGACCCTGTGACGCCTGCCCACGGCCGCCCCGCCATTGCCCGTTGACGGGGTGGAAACCGGCCCGGAGAGTGGTAATCCCACGCGAGGGGGACATCCGCGGTGGAACGCCGCGGCGCGGATCGGGGGCTGACGATGGACATCGAGACCGCGCGGGACGGTCGGAGGCTGCCGTGGATCGATGTGCTGCTGTCCGCGATCGCCTCCGTGAGCTGGGCGTTGATCGGGATGGCGGGGACGGCGGCACTCGGTCTGCATCTGCTCCAGGCGGACGCGGCGGGCTCGCTCGGGCCGATGACCGCGGCTGTCGTGGCACTTGGGGCGAACGGGTCGGTCACACCCTCCGGGGACGTGTCGGCGTTCGGCCTGAAGGGAGCGGAGGCGACGACCGCCATAGAGATCACGCCCCTGGGCGTGAGCCTGGTCGGCGCCCTCCTGCTCTGCTGGTTCTTCCTGCGTTCCTTGCGCACCGCGGGAGTTGTCGTCGCGCCCGCCGAACTCCTCGCGCGCGCGGGCGCGGTGGTCGTGCTGTTCGTGGCCATGCTGGGCGGCCTCGCCTGGGCGGGCCACGACGTCGTCACCATCGACGGGGGCTCGCTCGGGCTCGACGACCTGCCCGGCGGGGGTGGAGGCGGCGGCATCGACGTCCCCGGGCTCGGGGACATCGGCGGGCTGCTGCCGGACCGGCTCGGCAACCTCGTCCACGCCAAGGCCGCGGTCGGCTTCACCGTCGATACGGTGCCCACGCTGCTCGGGGGCGCCGCGTGGGCGGCCGGTGTTCTGCTGGTCGCGCTGCTCGCGTCCCGGCGCACGCCCCTGCCGCGCGGCTGGGAAGCGGTACACAGGGTGGTACGCCCGGCCGTGTCCGCGCTGGTGACCGTGGGGCTGGTGGCGGTGGCCGCCGGGTTCGCGGCGGCCGGGTACGCGGCGATCGGCGACGACCATCCG
The Streptomyces sp. CGMCC 4.7035 DNA segment above includes these coding regions:
- a CDS encoding transglycosylase SLT domain-containing protein; amino-acid sequence: MPNTNIRGRSRALTKTHKLSIACVAALGAAALAFTAVPSSAQTTTDEGAAASAPVTFSNEPIKDVKVSVTDQLAGSHLKAEAIAARKQAADEAVAAKKRAVEQAAQKARQAAEQARQAAEQARQAAEQARQRAAQQAEAQRRAREAASRAAQRPQVRPAAPKSYGNNLDGWIRHALDIMAQHKIPGSYNGLHRNILRESSGNPMAINNWDSNAAKGIPSKGLLQVIDPTFRAYHVAGTSWNIYDPVANITAAANYAAHRYGSMDNVNSAY
- a CDS encoding ABC transporter ATP-binding protein/permease, which translates into the protein MPELVLELNGRTWSLDASRSYILGRDPQGDIVFEDARVSWRHATISWNGHSWIIEDQGSTNGTFVQGRRIHHQAEIGPGSAVHLGNATDGPRLNLSGAAAAVAAPQAQPQQQPYAAQGASAGWAQQPQQQAPQQQVRNEPQQAAAQIPPQQGPGGGAGVPPVYGDRSPTTFHQLALGRVMRIGRALENDLVVSDLQVSRHHAEFHAMPDGRFEIRDLGSHNGTFVNGMPIGKGGSALLGPADIVGVGHSTFRIVGDRLEEFVDTGEVSFSARHLTVTVDGGKQILKDVSFGVPEKSLIAVIGPSGSGKSTLLKALTGYRPANQGDVLYDNRNLYKQFAELRQRIGLVPQDDILHKELTVKKALKYAAKLRFPADTTAAERENRIDEVLRELKLDVHKEKKVTSLSGGQRKRVSVALELLTKPSLIFLDEPTSGLDPGMDRDVMQLLRGLADDGRTVLVVTHSVAELALCDKLLVMAPGGSVAYFGPPEEALNFFGYETWADVFSAFENYRDYDWAGRWKGSQHYQMYAAEIDAVAPQAVQMPPMQAMKPPKPQGWFSQLGTLVRRYGAVIASDKGFLALTVILPAVLGAVSLLIDSDKDLLVRPINSRTHVPIPNGTATTVLLILAVGACFAGAANSVRELIKERVIYERERATGLSRSAYLMSKVIVLGTITLLQGLMVGMIGFSSRGIPQEGLVLGGNTLFELCLPIMALGFTSMMFGLVISALVKTAEKTMPLLVMFAIIQVVFTGCLFTLNGTLGVNEFSYLMPSRWAVGAAGTTLDFNNIAPNTEDPTNTDPLWDHTASAWGMDMAALIVLGVICGFLVARFLRKHEPEVMRK
- a CDS encoding SDR family NAD(P)-dependent oxidoreductase → MPVAIITGASKGLGRALGAALAERGWDLVLDARTAPVLEETAGALSAYGTRVEALAGDVTDAGHRADLVAAARKLGGLDLLVNNASALGAEPLVRLDELPLEGLRRALEVNVVAALGLVQEGLPLLRASSAGTVITVSSDAAAEAYETWGGYGASKAALDHLAAVLGEEEPGLRVWAVDPGDMATDLYAAAVPDDDDPRPAPESVVPALLRLLDERPASGRYGAPSLLEER
- a CDS encoding S-adenosylmethionine:tRNA ribosyltransferase-isomerase, which gives rise to MRRAAGVAPLKRGRAWGKVPEELSARVPAEQRGPGLRRDSVRLLVSRGTEVSHHRFVELPRLLRAGDLLVVNTSPTLAAAVDGRIGHARVVVHFSTCGDDGRWAVELREPDGRGTTRARAGGPAGAEVRLPGDVRLVLEEPLSGRSGRLWWARPSDADVRGLLGRHGRPIRYSYTDRDQPLSAYQTVFALPSTDGAGSAEMPSAARPFTSRMVAELVSRGVWFAPVTLHTGVASAEAHEPPYPERFAVPEASARLINAAEAGERRVIAVGTTAVRAVESAVGADGVVRAREGWTDLVVTPERGVRVVDGLLTGLHEPEASHLLMLEAIAGRAAIDHGYEEALAGRYLWHEFGDTHLILPRERHHIGHCSRN